A window of Christiangramia forsetii KT0803 contains these coding sequences:
- a CDS encoding HNH endonuclease signature motif containing protein, with the protein MKPYTKLYFRALGYAESDFIPSEISGNRAVDINHIICKGSGGNPSGDKDRIENLMALTREEHIEQGDKKHLIADQFRTHARLLEANGVKFDKIWIHEQIQKYSQYEASSAELIKGH; encoded by the coding sequence ATGAAGCCGTACACAAAACTATATTTCAGAGCACTAGGATACGCTGAAAGTGATTTTATCCCTTCGGAAATTTCAGGTAATAGAGCTGTGGATATCAATCACATTATTTGCAAAGGCTCAGGCGGGAATCCTTCAGGGGATAAAGACCGCATAGAAAACCTAATGGCACTTACCAGGGAAGAGCATATCGAGCAAGGTGACAAGAAGCATTTAATCGCTGATCAATTTAGAACCCATGCAAGATTATTAGAAGCCAACGGGGTAAAATTTGATAAAATCTGGATCCACGAACAAATTCAGAAGTATAGCCAATATGAAGCCAGTAGTGCTGAATTAATTAAAGGGCATTAG
- a CDS encoding terminase small subunit, whose amino-acid sequence MTDKTFEKYKAVIDEWFVNGFNGVKAYQKIYPKSKDKSAEANFRKILAIARIEEFVKEKREAIAEANKITIDECVSLLTSMARFDIADCYDEDGVLKPIHEIPKETRLAIEALDSDEIFIDSMVVGRTKKLKTSNRRSNVVELLKVLGGYEKDNNQKKQDNIVVFRIPDNGRG is encoded by the coding sequence ATGACAGACAAGACCTTCGAAAAATATAAAGCAGTTATTGATGAGTGGTTCGTCAATGGCTTTAATGGCGTGAAGGCATATCAAAAAATATACCCTAAATCTAAAGATAAAAGCGCAGAAGCAAACTTCAGAAAAATACTCGCAATTGCTCGCATCGAGGAATTTGTTAAAGAAAAGCGCGAAGCAATAGCCGAAGCTAACAAAATAACTATTGATGAGTGTGTTTCTTTACTTACTTCTATGGCTCGATTCGATATTGCCGATTGCTATGATGAAGATGGAGTTTTAAAGCCTATTCATGAGATTCCAAAAGAAACCAGATTAGCTATTGAAGCTTTGGATAGTGATGAAATATTCATAGATAGTATGGTTGTAGGAAGGACTAAGAAATTAAAAACCTCCAATAGACGGTCGAATGTAGTTGAGCTTTTAAAAGTGCTTGGAGGTTATGAAAAAGACAACAATCAGAAGAAACAGGACAACATTGT
- a CDS encoding DUF551 domain-containing protein has translation MKAEELIKERPKLKDYRSISGRINTQTKDKFIKDLQNWSYKAEDMLLSLTKDQTEEEKWISVEDRLPETGIPVVIYGINDYGKERRLRAFYAPKFSIYADCYEGDNDEYCEEKDEYFIPEGWYEQNEYECTNWYVGFKPTHWQPLPTPPKQ, from the coding sequence ATGAAAGCAGAAGAACTAATTAAAGAAAGACCTAAATTAAAAGATTACAGAAGTATATCTGGAAGAATCAATACTCAAACAAAAGATAAATTCATTAAAGATTTGCAAAATTGGTCTTATAAAGCTGAGGATATGTTGCTTTCCCTCACCAAAGACCAAACAGAAGAAGAGAAGTGGATAAGTGTAGAAGATAGATTGCCAGAAACAGGAATTCCAGTTGTAATTTATGGAATTAATGATTACGGAAAGGAAAGAAGACTTCGGGCTTTTTATGCGCCTAAATTTTCTATTTATGCAGATTGTTACGAAGGAGACAATGATGAATACTGTGAAGAAAAAGACGAGTATTTTATCCCTGAAGGTTGGTATGAGCAAAATGAATATGAATGTACTAATTGGTACGTAGGATTTAAACCTACCCACTGGCAACCATTACCAACCCCTCCCAAACAATAG